GAAATGTGTCTGCTACTATAAActcgaataacttagaatgtGTCCGAGCGGACATATTCTAGGTTGTTTCATCTGACGATCAGATGTATTCCAAGTTATTCTAGCTTATCGTAAATGCTTGcggaaaaaaattattgtaaatactCGCGGAAACAAAATTATGAGGAATCGAAGTATACGTACGAATGCTTGCGTTAATACATGCTAGTTAGGTAGAGATACTCACTCAATCAGTTGTATCTGTATGTCTATGTATAACTTGCTGCGTgtaactttaattactcaccCAGTATATGCATCAGGTAGCTTACAATCATAGTATGGCTTTGGAGCTATCTGCTCGCTGGTGCCAACACCACAGCACAAACGTTACGCTAGTAGACAGCTACTTACTGCTAAACGGATTGGTAGCGTGAACAGTCGGGTTTTGTGATGGCGATGATTGGGCGCACGCGGGAGCTGTCCCCGTACCGTGCAACGGAGCCGGACCCATCGATCACTAGAGCGAGCAGAgactttttcatattttaacCATGCGATCTTGGTAAGGGTCAGATCCATTTGAAGTAGAGTATAATCTACAGAGGAGAAAACCATTGACGAAAACTCATATGGCGATGGCTGATGCTGTCCTCGATCGAAGCTGCGGACATATGAAACGCCTTGGAGTCATGATTCCGAGGAATGTAGAAAACTAGGCTGGCTGGACCAAAAAAACACGAAATAGGCAAACAATCAAATAGACTAGACATGCAGGCAggtcacttgattttttatggatATAAAGAACCAGACCACCTGTATTCTACTGTAGAGACTATTAGACCTACCTGCTATTTTGAGCTTAGTTCTATTTATTATCATACGAATTGTTAgacatatatattatatatataagtacATAAAGAGGGACCACTTAGTTTTAGAGCCAGGGCGGCGACCCCGTTCAACTCCCTCAGAACCGGCCCTGTATATAACATATTCGATCATATGTCTATCTAATTTGCACCCTATTAAGAGAACTAAGCTTTAGCTTAAATGGTCCGTGGAGGTAACTGTAGCTCCTATCCATTCTACACCAAATCTCATGTTTGCTATTTGTGTATCTTATTAAGGTGAAATTTTTTCGGTGGTAAGCGATATAATAGCAAGAGGCTGATAGTGATTTCATCAATATTTAAGCTCTACATATCTGATCTTATATAGACATTATATGAATATAAGCGTATTTATACGAGTTGTAttggtgttttttttaaaaaaaatcacgctATTAAAGTACTGCCAAGGAAGTACAAGTGctgtatattatttttttaactgaCATGTACTCCAAAACTGTTTCGTATACTATGTTTTACCCCAGTGATCTCCAGCAAAAAGCTTCGGCTATTTATACAGAAGTACTACACCTACACGGTACTAGCAGTACAATCTTGGTTGACACATTGGTTGTTCGGCGCTGTGACCAACTAACTAATAGAGTTATGGCTCAACAACCGCGGTGCCACGGCGCCTTTAATGGCTGTAGCCATTGTGCATGTCCGGTCCGGATGAGCTGGGGTGCATTGGGACAATGGAACATGGGCCAGTAAGAATCGGATTGGAGCATTTGTTGACTTGAAGGATGAACATATCACTTTTCTACCAGGACCTTCACCTTCTCCGCAAATTGTACAAGATCCATGTAATCCTTTGGTGCGTAGAAAGAGCTGACAAAATGCCACACGCACTGCTGCCACCTTTCCTGGTTCCACAATTCTTTTCCCATGCTGTTCGTAATCCGAAATGCTATTGCTCCTTTAGGTCTAAAATATATGCCGTCCTAGATAGTTGATTTTGGTTTTGAAGTTCAAGTCATTCTAAGATTTGAGGCGACATTTTGCATCAAATATAGTATTATTTTGTAAAGTAGTATATTTGTTGTCTTAAAGTGGTAGAAGAAGCTGACATGCTGTGATTGGAGTTGAAGCTGCTAGTATCATCCAAAATGGTGAGTTAGTGTCGTGAAGCTCTTATGAATCAATTAAACCTATACGAATATCGAAAGACGATGATTTCCTATAATATAACTTTCCGTGCTCATATAAAATATAGGGAATTTTAAAACGGAAAAATTTTAGAGAGAAAATATTACGTTTTTGCTAGAATAGTGAACTTTTTGTGCCCTCCAATTCTTTGTTGGCTGCTTGCCTCTCCTTGCCGAGCAAAGAATCGGTCAGTTATTTGCGTTTAGTTCGTTTGATGGTTACATCAATGCTCGTGCtttttagccttttttttcttgccaGTCCCAACGAGCTAAATAGAGTCCCCATGGATGGTCAGACTAGACTGGCTCGGCAAGACGAGCCGAGCAAGGCTCAACAAATTCGTGGAAACAACCGGAGAACAGGTTTGTGCAATTCAGGGAAACAACAAGGGCTCCAGGCTAAAACGCTCGGTGGGCATTGAATGGACGGTTGAAGGGCCGGCCAGGCGAAGGAAAGAAAAGCCTCCGGCTGCTCGCAAAGTTACAAAATTTTCTTTCCCAAACGTGAAAAGCCGGCCCCAGCTGGAGTTGAACGTTTTTCGCATAGATCCACTTCATAATGACACTGGATCACAGAAAGAGAAAACAGCATCTCATTATGATCGGCCCGATCTACCCCAGGAATAGAAAACCACTCCTATCGTCCTGTCAGTGCAGCTTGAAGTGGATGAGTTACTTTAATCATTGGCGGTGCTAGGGTGTTCTCAGTATGTCCGGCGATCTTACAAAATTTAGATATCATCGGTTAGTAAtttaatatttaatataaattttataaagtATTAGTCTAATTGTACATTATCAGTAATATTGTTATACTGGTGCACATTCACTGCTCATTTTCTAACTCCACCGCTGACTTTAATCCTTGTGTTCTTATAGGTTGTGAGGTTATTAACAAATCAACACTTTTAAGCATCAACATTGCTGAAATGGCATCTAGATAAGTAGGAGTAGTGAAATATTAGTATTCTATGATTTGATCCGGTGGCCTCCCTGATAACTACAGCAGTAGGGCAAATTGCATCCATACCATCACTTTGAAGCCCATTTTCATCCATACCATCACTCGTGTCTATGACAAACGGGCCCGGGCTCATATGTTAGTGACATGGGGTGGTGGTATGGATGAAAATAGACTTCAAAGTGATGGTATAGATGCAATTTTCGGACAGCAGTATGTTCtccatgtatgtatgtatttatgTTTCTTAACCAAGTTGGCTTACTGAAAATTAGCTACGGCCATGTTTTCGACCCATTCGATAACAAACCTGAAACGAACATCCACCTGCATTTTAGAGCTAGTAATTCAATGGCCGGAAAATTCATCTCGTGATTAAAAATGGTTAAGGTGGACTACGAATGGCAAAACTGATTATGCACATCTCGACCAAACATTTCAAACACAACGTAATAGCGCTGCAGTTGTAGTTAATCAGCTATAGCTGCAGCTAATAGTAGTTAGTTACCACAAACTTCGAGCTGCTCCGGGTCACCATCGATCGTCATCCTGAAGTAGTGGCACTGTTGTAGCCACACCTCAGCACCTGCAAACTCTGCGAGAATccattccaccaccacctcatTCACTCCCTCGCTCCtgctgcagcagctgcagctaTATAAAGCGAAGCAGAGCAACGCGCCACTCAAGCAAACAACTttgccctcctctctctctctctctcctctctcctacCGCACATGATCGTTGGGCCGCGTCGCCACTAGCTAGCTGCCCGCCGACACCCGCAATGGCCGCCGTCCCCGCGCATTCGCCGCGGCTGCTTCCCCTGCTCGTCGTCGCAGCGCTGCTGTGCCTCTCGGCGGCGCCGCGATGCGCCGGGGCCAGGAGCAAGAAGTCGTACAAAGCCATCTTCAGCTTCGGCGACTCGCTGTCCGACGCGGGGAACCTCATCGTCGACGGCACGCCCAAGGCGCTCACCACCGCGCGCCCGCCATACGGGATGACCTTCTTTGGCAAGCCCACCGGACGCTGCTCCAACGGCCGCCTCGTCGTCGACTTCCTCGGTACATTTCTCTCTCCTGCCACCCATGGCTTCTTCCCCCTCCTCGGTTCTTTCTTTCCAACATCAGcatctattttcttttctctggCCACTCCGTTTCTCCAAGTCAAGTGATATATGTAGACTTTAtaaattataatatctaattgAAATGTCTTTGTTGTTAAAAGTGTTGATTTGGAGTGTGAGGCCATGCTCTGACCTTGGTCAAGATGAAATTGACCTGCTCAGTATTCTACTCCAACTCCCAATTTCCTTTGCTCCATACTCTGTTTcacttttctttatttttggtgGACCAAAGCTAAAATCAGGTCaaaatagatatattttttttaaaaaaagatgaaattgaCTACTCAAGTTCGCTGATAAAAGAGCTGCTCCTTTTTTCCCCTGTTCTTTATTTTCGGTGATGCTAACCTTTAATCAAGTCAAAAGGGATGAtttgattttcttcttttttgaaaagATGAAAATGAGCGGTAGAAAACTTCTGGGAAAAGAGCTGTTGCTTTGCACGTGAATTATTGCTGCCTCCATTATGTTAGAGCAAAGTATTGATGTCAATTAGAggcccttttccttttctttttgcaaagaTAAAGTAAACCAGAAATGCTACTGATTTGCACTAGCAGAGTGTATGATGTGAAGATCCCTCCCTTTTCTGATGGACATCTTTGCTCAATTATGCAGCTGAGCATTTCgggctgccgctgccgccgccatcGCAGGCGCACGGCAAGGACTTCAAGAAGGGTGCCAACTTCGCCATCACCGGCGCGACGGCGCTGGAGTACTCCTTCTTCAAGGCGCATGGCATCGACCAGCGCATCTGGAATACTGGCTCCATCAACACCCAGGTCGGCTGGCTCCAGAAGATGAAGCCATCCCTCTGCAAATCGGAGCAAGGTCAAGGACCGATTCGCCTTCGCTGAAGCTTGTGAATCTTCTTGAGATTATTTTCTCAGAAGATGATGCTTGACTGGTTGAATGTTAATTGCAGAGTGCAAGGACTACTTCGGCAAGTCCCTTTTCGTGGTGGGGGAGTTTGGGGGCAATGACTACAATGCGCCGCTGTTCTCCGGTGTTGCATTTTCTGAAGTGAAGACTTATGTGCCTCTTGTTGCGAAGGCCATCGCTAATGGCGTCGAGGTATTATCTGTGAATTATGAATTACGCATCTCTACTAGTCCTAGAGCAGATGATCCTTGCATTGCATCATACTATGCTGCATATACATTGCTAAAGTAGCAAAGTAGCAAAATGGTTTGCATTTGAAGATTCAGGTGACCAGAGTGATGCAAGTGCATGATACTGCTGAGTTCAGGCAGCAGTCATCTGCCATAGCTGGACATTGTGGCATAAAAATGGGAACATGGGATCGCACGATGACCACATAGAAAGCAAAGAATTTGTGTGAGATGAGTAGAAGACATGGTTTAGAAATTGTTCTTGAAATGCTTTGAGTTATGTGGACCTAAGTTGATGTGTGCATCTACCGATACATAAGCTGGAACaagtttccattttttttttaaatgtggACCTAAGTTTTGAAAAGGGAGTATTAGGTGAGGGGAGTGAGTAGTGTGACTACTAGGCAACACGCATTCACATAGTTTGCACATTTTCCTGACTCGGATATGTAGGTCTCAATGCGATGTTTTTTAACGGTCAACTGGGGTTATCAATCTTTGTAGACATTAAAATAGGGGGAGAACATGTGACAAATATGTTGTCCTCTTAAAGGGCAGAATCTTCTGACCAGGCACTTAACATGACGTCGCTGTAGCGCTGAACTGTTTTCAAAAggaaaatttttgttttcacaTGAATCAATGGCGCTGCAAATTTGTGATAGCATGGTGTTGTACTCTTCATGCAAAATTGAGCTTGTGCACAGTCCATCAGATTGTTGCTTAGTGTAGCCCCATGTGATGCGAGGATGGAGACTTCAGGTAGAACATGATTGCACAATGAAGAGAGAATGGGCGCGCCCATCATTTGTTATGTGCATGCCCATCATGGAATGGCTGTCACATGACATggttctaaaaaattatttgtttCCACACATTTCAAGAGAACATAATAGATCTAACCCATGCTACTGGCAGTGCATTGCTTACTAGCGTACCGTTGTAATTCGATTATCGCTTTGAACTACACATGCTAGTTTGGCACAATAGATCTCCTTCAATTTTTCAATCACATTGAGAAAATTTTATGAAAATGGTTTTGTTTCAGAAATTGATCGAACTTGGGGCAAAAGACCTGTTGGTGCCCGGAGTTCTCCCGATCGGGTGCTTCCCGCTGTACCTGACACTATACAACACCAGCAACAAAGCGGACTACAATGCCCGCACCGGGTGCCTCCGGAGGTACAACCGTCTCGCCTTCCACCACAACAGGGAGCTCAAGCAGCAGCTTGATGAGCTGCAGAAGAAGTACCCGCAGACGAAAATCATGTATGGCAATTACTTCAAGGCTGCAATGCAGTTTGTCGTCAGCCCTGGAAAATTTGGTGAGTGCTCCCTTCTTCAGTAGCCTGTAATGCTTCTCCAGTACATCTGTCAGGTGgattcagagtttcagactACATGTTTATCGAAGTACTTCACGGAAAACATGTTAGCAATGTGATCGATACAACACGACTGGATCCATCGTTAGTTATAATTTGTAGTACAGTTTCTGGTTCAGATTGATGTACCATGATATGAACATTTTGGGGTAATGCAGGTTTTAGCACAGCTTTGCAAGCTTGCTGCGGCGCTGGAGGGGAGGGCAACTACAACTTCAACCTGAAGAAGAAGTGCGGTGAGCAGGGTGCAAGCGTGTGCTCAAACCCGTCGGCGTATGTGAGCTGGGACGGCATCCACATGACCGAAGCTGCATACAGAATGGTCGCCACTGGCTGGTTGAATGGCCCTTACGCTGAACCCCCAATTCTGAAGTCATAATTGAGATGGTTAACAGTATGTAACACTGCTGCTACGGCTAGAGTTATATATGAGAAGTGCTTCAGGCACTGAAGAAGAGATTAAGTTATGAGTAAAGCTGCTTAGTTTTCTCATTGGAAGATTGTATAAACTGTGCTGGTATAGATATGTTCTAAACTGAAAATGAAGCTGTAGTACAGATGCACCGTGTATGATATGTTTTCTGATTCTTTTCATTCGTCGATCCTCGGGTAATAATCCGGAATAATAAGAAGAAAATCAAATTTATTCAACTGCGCGtgtattatatttttgtattatttttcCATCCAGATCTATTCTGGTATCATGATTCCTTAACATATTTATCAGTGCATGAAAAACACATGTATATGAAACAGAATTGCCCACGCATGGTAACATGCATGTACACATCTACAGAAGACAGAATGTCCTGGCTTGATGGGATGGGTGACCGGTAGGGTACCAAAAACTGCATGATTACGATGGCTGCTTGACAACTCAGTAAGGTCGCTGGATCTGAATAATTGACGAAATGGGCCAATTTTAAGCATCAGTCCTACATTGCAGGCAACAAACATTATCAAAGTAATTTGAAAGCGGCACGGAGTTCTCTGGGAAGGAGTTCAGGAACTTCATGCCAGCGGAAGCCATGGAAATTCTTGTCCAGGACATAAAGGCCAACGAACCGGCactcatttgaatatttttttttatgactaGCGGTTACTACATGGCCTTAGAGGACAAGATAACTGATGTGTAAATTTTGGCATAATTTGCACAGATGTTGAAGGCTTTGGAACAGCCCCTGTCAGGCTCAGAATGCCTTTTGGAATGAACGGCGGAGCAAATGAGGGAATGTGTTGAATCCAAAAAAAGTGGTCCAGATTGAACCCCACAAGGAGTTAGTCAGGATAAAATCTATCAGATGCGAGTCTGAATAACTCTTTGTTCTGTCTAATCAGCACAACGGTATCTAGCTAGTTAGTCGAGTTTAAACAATATTTGAAATGTAATTCTAGTATTTCAAGAACATATTGTTTTCTTTAAATGTATGTATTGCTGATTTCAGTATTTAGTACACCTTTCTGTTCAATAACAGTACCGGTACCTTCGATAGATGCATCTGACAAGTACACTCCTTGGGTGCTGTATCACCACTGCCAACTGTTGCAGAATTCAGTACAAACCTTTAAAAATCTTGAGTATCAATTGAGCCTATTTCATCTCGAAAAGAAAAGCAGGGCCTATTTGACTATTTGTTTAGTGCTGGGCCAGATCTAGCATACAGAACTAATGATATGTGGGCCTGCATTGTTGATCATGGCCTGCTAGAGCCCATAGTGATCCACATCACCACAGATAGCACTGGACTTTTCCCTTGCTCCACATGAAGAGACTAATAGTCCAAGAGCCTAGCATGCCCGATGCGGAGCCGCTCATTGCCATCATGATGGATGGTGGAGATGTATACTCTCGTGTGAAGGGGGCGAAGTGAAAGCCGCCTCTCACCTAGCTTCAGGTTGAGAGAGAGGCAGTGTCTGCAGCAGTTGAGTAGTAGCCATTAGAACAACCAAAGTAGAGACAATACAGAAGAGATGAGAAGGAGAGGTTTGCTGTCCAGATCGGTGTAACCTGTGCAATTCTCTTCAAGCTCGTGATCGGAGGTGCAAATGGTCTTGGATCAGCACCAAACTTGGTAAGCTCATTATACACTCATAGCTCTCTGATTTGTATGGTAGGTCGAAGGATTTGGTTAGTGGAGCACTAGATTTGAGGGGTGTTTGACAACTCTGTTAGCAGCAGATTCAACAGTGCACAGTTTTGGAAGAAGCTCGGTTTGAGGGGTCAAACATGGTCCAATTTACTGAAAATTTGGTCTGTAGTTATATCAATTTTGAAGGCATTTGAATATGTGGTTTGCGCATGTAAGCTGAAGTTTAAAGGGACTGAACACAATATTATTTGTTGTAGCCAGTGTTCACCCGAACCCTAAACGCTAGATGGCTGGTCACCCATCGAATAGATAGACTGTACACATGATGATcgtcaaaattcaaaattagacaatataaaTGGttgtatttaccaaaatagacaatatatcatcgtatttataattttagcatccgtatttggCACGTGCcatgtcacttccaactgctcccccacgctttctctcagtccctgccacggcctggcagggaggcgtggggacatttaatgcccggatcccatcgcgggacatccggcatgcctcgggataacgtcgcgaagcccaaggcgccccgcctgccgccctgctgtgtcagactcgctctgaccgagcgggcacacctggctgctcggtggctgcccggtgggccctcccctcGGCGCCcattgaagaacggcatgataacgaacaagaccggatgggggcgtgttttcaaccccccgtcacttcgcgcagcagcccatgatggttgctttccatttatgacgccttggaactcacgccatccctttctgggcacgctaccgccctagcgggtatttaaggcggggcgggctccccaggAAAAGGACGAGAAAAAAAGACCCGATTGAACCTTCGGTAGCCGGCGACAAGCGCAGAAcctcagatcaccgaagaacaaggagcctgaagctctagactagacaaatattcttgtaacccaacaAACACTCAGAAAGGTATTCTcatagcatttatagcatacacacaggagtagggtattacgctcagtgcagctcgaacctgtctaaaaaccttctgagcatttactcatttctgcatccgatccttccattccacctgcatcacaCTTACACCCATTCATTTTACCCATAAAAcagattcaaaatcatccccctgctgaatctcaaaggggtccctccggatccctgcttgaggagttcacccttcgACAGCAGAGTAGTTTCacataagttggttaagttagttgctcacacctatgtttAGGATGCTTACcacttaattaacttaaccatgtttaatccttgctactagccaatgcatgatccttggagtcgagctatgtatatatgctctatattgtgtaagacttacaggtaccttcgtactcagggtgctgcccttaagttgatgcaggtttgcaggttggcgaggaagagacagtgtttggctactttgtgcctgccgatcagggtggtaggcaggagtagcacactctactccgaactcagtgttttggtatggagcctaagggcatgtggctccatatccttttgttgtatagcttttagtcttccgctgctcggttcttttgctggttaggagttgagcaggttttagttttctcctagctctcttttgctgtaaattgtgataatttgttgcatgtttaatatttgtaatataaatgtttattgcttgctctttattaaactatgttgtgatgtactatgttggaggcatgtgttccgatccttgggcacaaaacacgtgccgagactgCCGAAATGGTATTcaggttaatcattgaggttggattatgaataatgatccgcctgatgattaatttgaatactgcttggacgggtcctcacaagctcccaaatctcctctatgaatccgtagtaggtctccctattttcaTTACAGTCGTAGGTATCTATACGGAAgtcgctattttggttggtgctcttattatcctgagctctcataaaaaatatatagctaTTTATATCATATctttggaatgtgaggattgtagttgatggttCGTGAGCCAACatattcaactgagcacactctatctgcttatctaTCACCTATCTACGTAACTAGGCGCCAACATaatctcggtgctctcgcgcgatccaaacatcagacttccctaggtttttggtgcgtagcatcttctggtgttcttctaCATACGAGTACACTATAACTGATTATTATAGaattgtgaaatgtgcttgcgtgaatgaaacatgGTCATTAGTGCAGactgagtttgcacctatcatccctttcccttgtagcctcaccttatggagagatacaagcacaccaatcgatttgagattcatgcaGTCGACGCAGAAATAAATGACCTCCTCTGTTCCCCAACCTTCGGCCATGCATCCTTCTGGCCGATTTCAATTACAAACCtatttctttagaactcccatgaacctctcgaaagggtacatttGATGcagaacacggggccaagaatccgtatctttTTCActatgtgaacaatgagatgcaccatgctatcaaaaaatgatggagggaaacatgCCTCAAACTATGATAGAGTgtcgaccacgtcttcctgcagcttatctagcttggtcagatAGATGGGTTTTTGTGGTATCGcgttgaaaaatgaacacaactttatgattgggttccGGACCTTCGGTGACAGaataattgcaattggaagtatatgtatcatcatcacatgacaatcatgagacttcataccagttaattttaaatctttcatgtttactagtctctttatgttggcgaagtaaccggatggaactttgatttcaTGCAAACACTTGTACGTTGCAATTTTCTCTACCTTGCTCAAACTACAGCAAGGAGGACTAAGATATTTATCGCCTTCTtgcatatcttcgggatgtagatcctatctgagtttcaaatgttTCAAGTCCTTCTATGCTTGGACTATATCCTTTGTTTTttcaggtatgtctagtaacgtaccaatcaagctatcacatacgtttttctcaatgtgcatgatatCAATTACATGTCGAACCACTAAATtcagccaataagctaagtcataaaaaacagatttctttttgaacataggagttCTAAGTTTAGATTTCAGAATCGATGTGCGTTCCTTTCCAAGAATAACcgtaagtccctttaccatctcatatacctgtctctcagtacgatgcttagaaggtgatcaagtctcaactttcctatcaaaagctctcatgttACTGCGGTATGgatgatccttgcgaagaaatttacgatgacctaggtacaacATTTTTCGCTGATCGTCAGCCATAAactctctatttcatccaaccaatgcacgcatgcacaatagcctttgatagtctggttcgataggttgccaaggacTGGACAATCATGGATTATTATGAACACATTGTGCATAGAGTgaagttctctcttttttatgcATCCCATACTTACACATCATTGTTTCGTAGTATTACAAGGTATTCCATTAATGGCGGCATAACAGTGTATTAGTCAGCCGGCATATCGATGCACAAATattcgtcttctctgccaatgtattgcccttcgtatacgatctcagcttcaccatgctcgatccaacgggtatagccaggcataaatcCCCTTGGGAACGTATCTGCTAGGTGGTGGAAAACTACTTCTTGTTAttgcaatcgacgcatggacaatacatgtattgagactgtatatttgacttgtgcgctgCGGCTGCTACCAAGAAATACTTCatgccattcttgtactctgcgctcacacggctcgcatcgtatatccatcttttgtccatttattgtaaatccaagttcataacatttagaagattttgcaatcaacaacaaataaattacctcgctaTGTTCTACCGACAATTGGCCCAGGTTGAAGGTATGCTTTCGCATCTGCTTTCGATGAGTTTTTGTTGGTGCATCACTAgaaattttgattattatttaacccttatgtaggactaattaagtaaaaataaaaaataaatacactcatacataaagtttctatgttGGTGCtggctaattaaataaaatataaaaaatataatttgagcttgctacatacctaaatatcatggctaatttttctaatttattaaaatcaaccataaatatgctcatacctagaGTTTCCATATTGGatcttaataattaattaaaatataaaaaatataattagagcttgctatataccttaatatcatagctaatttctaattcattaaaaataaaaacataaatatgttcatacctaaaatttctatattggagctggctaattaattaaaatataaaaaatataattggagcttgatatatacttaattttatggctaatttttctaattcattaaaaattaaaaataaatatgctcatacatatagctattgtaaatcaataataaagatactttgcaccataagctactaattgaaacTTACGTATCATAAATGaagtataattgcatctacattatcTTCAAGCATCATTGCCATTGGTTTATCtttatcatttcaaaatctaaagcaatttagcaaataaaa
The sequence above is drawn from the Phragmites australis chromosome 10, lpPhrAust1.1, whole genome shotgun sequence genome and encodes:
- the LOC133883651 gene encoding GDSL esterase/lipase At5g45910-like, with the protein product MAAVPAHSPRLLPLLVVAALLCLSAAPRCAGARSKKSYKAIFSFGDSLSDAGNLIVDGTPKALTTARPPYGMTFFGKPTGRCSNGRLVVDFLAEHFGLPLPPPSQAHGKDFKKGANFAITGATALEYSFFKAHGIDQRIWNTGSINTQVGWLQKMKPSLCKSEQECKDYFGKSLFVVGEFGGNDYNAPLFSGVAFSEVKTYVPLVAKAIANGVEKLIELGAKDLLVPGVLPIGCFPLYLTLYNTSNKADYNARTGCLRRYNRLAFHHNRELKQQLDELQKKYPQTKIMYGNYFKAAMQFVVSPGKFGFSTALQACCGAGGEGNYNFNLKKKCGEQGASVCSNPSAYVSWDGIHMTEAAYRMVATGWLNGPYAEPPILKS